A single region of the Plantactinospora soyae genome encodes:
- a CDS encoding DivIVA domain-containing protein encodes MSASPISEYNRATAVSGSGQRVRITADRVRRWEFTTSSFTRRGYDDRDVDRFRHQVADEFDLLATQIADLRAENQRLHDHVELHRHGVLPSASSRPQLPGAKEVNLLSAAQREAEQIIAQAHDYARRVAEYARVQYENYLRAAAEDARNEAEKAVQDYRASAGSNFDDTIATREALKIFGEMMISHMQAAARHLDDGSEHLARTMDRIAREAGPGVAGPQGPVRQALSPRPEAPRQM; translated from the coding sequence GTGAGCGCCAGCCCGATCAGCGAGTACAACCGCGCGACGGCGGTGAGCGGTTCGGGGCAGCGGGTCCGGATCACCGCGGACCGGGTCCGGCGGTGGGAGTTCACGACGTCCTCGTTCACCCGGCGGGGTTACGACGACCGGGACGTCGACCGGTTCCGTCATCAGGTGGCCGACGAGTTTGACCTGCTGGCGACGCAGATCGCCGACCTGCGGGCCGAGAACCAGCGGCTGCACGACCATGTGGAGCTGCATCGGCACGGGGTGTTGCCCAGTGCCAGCAGCCGTCCGCAGTTGCCGGGGGCCAAGGAGGTCAACCTGCTGTCGGCGGCGCAGCGGGAGGCAGAGCAGATCATCGCCCAGGCGCACGACTACGCCCGCCGGGTCGCCGAGTACGCCAGGGTGCAGTACGAGAACTATCTGCGGGCGGCCGCCGAGGATGCCCGCAACGAGGCGGAGAAGGCGGTGCAGGACTACCGGGCGTCGGCGGGGTCGAACTTCGACGACACGATCGCGACCCGGGAGGCGTTGAAGATCTTCGGCGAGATGATGATCTCGCACATGCAGGCGGCGGCCCGGCATCTGGACGACGGCAGCGAGCATCTGGCCCGGACCATGGACCGGATCGCCCGCGAGGCAGGTCCGGGGGTGGCCGGCCCGCAGGGTCCGGTCCGGCAGGCGTTGTCGCCGCGTCCGGAGGCTCCGCGCCAGATGTGA
- a CDS encoding globin domain-containing protein has protein sequence MDVARLKQSWHLVAGHGDQVPLFFYSTLFLAHPEVRQMFPTNMAGQRDRLVTALGHVVSNVDQVDQLVGFLQSLGADHRKFAVRAEHYPAVGEALLATLAHFLGEHWTEDLAQDWTAAYGLVAKVMSDGASAAENVSPPWWVGEVVAHEPRTFDIAVLTLRPQYLLPFEPGQSIGVSSPQTRAWRYYSPANAARSDGTIELHVRAVPGGAVSSRLVYATNVGDQLHLAAPLGERLTLRRAGAGDLLLLAGGTGWGPLKSLVEQVAAEGGGRRVDVYVGARSRTEFYDVDAIEKLVASYPWLRVTYVVNGDPSRPGEFTSVVDRAMADGDWRGRHVFACGSDVMVSSAVSGLTQAGYHTGQLHYEALGGQWYAPGQRVGDVQEQRAADGGTQ, from the coding sequence GTGGACGTAGCCCGTCTCAAGCAGAGCTGGCACCTGGTCGCCGGGCACGGCGATCAGGTGCCGCTCTTCTTCTACTCGACTCTCTTCCTCGCCCATCCCGAGGTCCGGCAGATGTTCCCGACGAACATGGCGGGGCAGCGGGACCGGTTGGTCACCGCGCTCGGGCATGTCGTCTCCAATGTGGACCAGGTGGACCAGCTGGTCGGGTTCCTCCAGTCGCTGGGCGCGGACCACCGCAAGTTCGCGGTCCGGGCGGAGCACTATCCGGCGGTCGGCGAGGCGTTGCTGGCCACCCTGGCGCACTTTCTCGGCGAGCACTGGACCGAGGACCTCGCCCAGGACTGGACGGCGGCGTACGGGCTGGTCGCGAAGGTGATGTCCGACGGTGCCAGCGCGGCCGAGAACGTCAGCCCGCCGTGGTGGGTCGGCGAGGTCGTCGCGCACGAACCCCGTACCTTCGACATCGCGGTGCTGACCCTGCGTCCGCAGTACCTGTTGCCGTTCGAGCCGGGTCAGTCGATCGGGGTGTCGAGTCCGCAGACCCGGGCCTGGCGGTACTACTCGCCGGCGAACGCCGCGCGCAGTGACGGGACGATCGAGTTGCACGTCCGGGCGGTTCCCGGTGGCGCGGTGAGCTCCCGGTTGGTCTACGCCACGAACGTCGGCGACCAGCTGCATCTGGCGGCCCCGCTGGGGGAGCGCCTGACGTTGCGCCGGGCCGGGGCCGGTGACCTGTTGCTGCTTGCCGGTGGCACCGGGTGGGGGCCGTTGAAGTCGCTGGTGGAGCAGGTGGCGGCGGAGGGCGGTGGCCGGCGGGTCGACGTGTACGTCGGCGCCCGGTCGCGGACCGAGTTCTACGACGTCGACGCGATCGAGAAGTTGGTGGCGTCGTACCCGTGGTTGCGGGTGACGTACGTGGTCAATGGCGACCCGTCGCGTCCAGGGGAGTTCACCTCGGTGGTGGACCGCGCGATGGCCGACGGTGACTGGCGTGGCCGGCACGTCTTCGCCTGTGGTTCGGACGTGATGGTCTCGAGCGCGGTCAGTGGGCTGACCCAGGCCGGTTACCACACCGGGCAGTTGCACTACGAGGCGTTGGGTGGGCAGTGGTACGCGCCCGGGCAACGGGTCGGTGACGTGCAGGAGCAGAGGGCGGCAGATGGAGGTACGCAGTGA
- the odhI gene encoding oxoglutarate dehydrogenase inhibitor Odhl: MTRPDDEFPPLDVTSTLNLGSLDEMLEGPETDVVPSRMSGSLPPGMALLVVRRGPNAGARFLLDHDVTTSGRHPDSDIFLDDVTVSRRHAEFHRDGGTFTVRDVGSLNGTYVNRERVEAATLSNGDEVQVGKFRLVFIAGPRPEEGAIRG; encoded by the coding sequence ATGACGCGCCCAGACGACGAGTTCCCCCCACTCGACGTCACATCGACGCTCAATCTTGGTTCTCTCGACGAAATGTTGGAGGGGCCAGAGACTGACGTCGTTCCGAGCCGCATGTCGGGTTCGCTGCCTCCGGGCATGGCGTTGCTCGTGGTGCGGCGTGGCCCGAACGCCGGTGCCCGGTTCCTTCTGGACCACGATGTGACCACGAGCGGTCGGCATCCCGACAGTGACATCTTCCTCGACGACGTCACCGTGTCGCGTCGGCACGCTGAGTTCCACCGTGACGGTGGCACGTTCACCGTTCGCGACGTGGGCAGTTTGAACGGGACGTACGTCAACCGGGAGCGGGTCGAGGCGGCGACGCTGAGCAACGGCGACGAGGTGCAGGTCGGCAAGTTCCGGCTGGTATTCATCGCCGGTCCGCGTCCGGAGGAGGGGGCCATCCGGGGGTGA
- a CDS encoding MerR family transcriptional regulator: MHEPQDPDPGTSGYRRGEDQRHVEGHGRVAEDHPVDDVAIEDGAVGYRGVTACSAVGISYRQLDYWARTTLVVPSVRDASGSGTQRLYSFRDLVVLKVVKRLLDAGVSLQNIRRAIETLRSRGVADLAGITLISDGTTVYECRSPEEVVDLLQGGQGVFGIAIGGAFKEIQGSLSHLPAEPAGEPMPVGTSPEPVASDAGDELAARRARRRAG, encoded by the coding sequence ATGCATGAGCCACAGGACCCTGATCCGGGTACATCTGGTTACCGGCGCGGTGAGGACCAGCGTCACGTCGAAGGGCATGGTCGGGTAGCGGAGGATCACCCGGTCGACGATGTCGCGATAGAGGACGGCGCGGTCGGTTACCGGGGTGTGACCGCGTGTTCGGCGGTCGGTATCAGCTATCGGCAGTTGGACTACTGGGCGCGTACGACGCTGGTGGTGCCGAGTGTGCGGGATGCGTCGGGTTCGGGTACGCAGCGGCTCTACTCGTTCCGCGACCTGGTGGTGCTCAAGGTGGTGAAGCGGCTCCTCGACGCGGGGGTGTCGTTGCAGAACATTCGGCGGGCCATTGAGACGCTGCGTTCGCGCGGGGTGGCGGATCTGGCCGGTATCACGTTGATCTCCGACGGTACGACGGTCTACGAGTGCCGGTCTCCGGAGGAGGTCGTCGACCTGTTGCAGGGTGGGCAGGGCGTGTTCGGGATCGCCATCGGCGGCGCGTTCAAGGAGATCCAGGGGTCGCTGTCGCATCTGCCGGCTGAGCCGGCGGGGGAGCCGATGCCGGTCGGTACGTCCCCGGAGCCGGTGGCGTCGGATGCCGGTGACGAGTTGGCGGCCCGTCGGGCTCGTCGCCGGGCGGGCTGA
- a CDS encoding GumC domain-containing protein, translating into MAVALTMAAMKVAALRHALRGERAQTAGIGAVLGIVLAGGTIYLAVRDLDLLAAAYAVWLLGWLLGPVFMGGGDETLRPEYFALLGLPPRRLAVGLLAAAFVGLPPLVSLTALLGLVVVGARLGLVAALVAVPAMLLQLAVFVLLSKVAVGLVGLALRSRLGAISTGVLNGAILAGLGQIWVVFLALGQTGVPPLVRYLPSGWGLLAVRGSWWAFGALAGLIVLLLLAWAALLRWRVGVTRTSGRARRPFLARTADGAIVAKELRTSSRDLVRTYQFTFAFTYGVCFAASPLLLGWNGMLPYAGPVFIVMAAAMAANVYGTDGTALWLTVMTPGASDVRGRQVAWLATHAPVAVLLTVVCTAITGGPWPLILALLPALLGGAAGLVPLISVYGLVPGTDPHKRANNPLRTSEDEGSLTGQAYLALALVVATALPAGFVAIRFGWAGVIVGVATGVLCWWGFGRLASARLRERGPELLSTMRTGRSTGGTMQSRFTELSKPRKVVAWWCFGFAAIPLIPQGILATVFVSRDMLHHTWFLATYMPPGLRYPVALGFAILGLAMYALGTWIVLPPRQPATTE; encoded by the coding sequence GTGGCTGTCGCACTGACGATGGCGGCGATGAAGGTCGCGGCCCTGCGCCACGCCCTGCGCGGGGAACGGGCCCAGACCGCCGGCATCGGTGCGGTGCTGGGAATCGTGCTCGCCGGCGGCACGATCTATCTCGCGGTCCGCGACCTGGACCTGCTCGCCGCCGCGTACGCGGTCTGGCTGTTGGGCTGGCTCCTCGGCCCGGTCTTCATGGGCGGCGGTGACGAGACGCTCCGCCCGGAGTACTTCGCTCTGCTGGGCCTGCCGCCGCGTCGTCTTGCGGTCGGACTGCTGGCGGCGGCGTTCGTCGGCCTGCCGCCGCTGGTCAGCCTGACCGCCCTGCTCGGGCTGGTCGTCGTCGGGGCGCGGCTCGGCCTGGTCGCGGCGCTGGTCGCGGTTCCGGCGATGCTGTTGCAGTTGGCCGTGTTCGTGTTGCTGTCCAAGGTGGCCGTCGGGCTGGTCGGGCTGGCGCTGCGCAGCCGGCTGGGCGCGATCAGCACCGGTGTGCTCAACGGCGCGATCCTGGCCGGGCTCGGGCAGATCTGGGTCGTCTTCCTGGCCCTGGGGCAGACCGGGGTGCCACCGCTCGTCCGGTACCTGCCATCCGGCTGGGGACTACTGGCGGTGCGCGGGTCGTGGTGGGCCTTCGGCGCGTTGGCCGGGCTGATCGTGCTGCTGCTGCTCGCGTGGGCGGCGCTGCTGCGATGGCGGGTCGGCGTGACCCGGACGTCGGGGCGGGCCCGGCGGCCGTTCCTCGCGCGCACCGCCGACGGGGCGATCGTGGCCAAGGAGCTGCGGACCTCGTCGCGTGACCTGGTGCGGACCTACCAGTTCACGTTCGCGTTCACATACGGTGTCTGCTTCGCCGCGAGCCCGCTGCTTCTGGGGTGGAACGGGATGCTGCCGTACGCGGGCCCGGTCTTCATCGTGATGGCGGCCGCGATGGCGGCCAACGTCTACGGCACCGACGGCACGGCGCTGTGGCTGACGGTGATGACGCCGGGCGCCTCGGACGTGCGCGGGCGGCAGGTCGCGTGGCTCGCGACGCACGCCCCGGTGGCGGTGCTGCTGACCGTGGTCTGCACGGCGATCACCGGTGGCCCGTGGCCGCTGATCCTCGCCCTGCTGCCGGCGCTGCTCGGCGGCGCGGCGGGTCTGGTCCCGCTGATCTCCGTCTACGGTCTGGTGCCGGGCACCGACCCGCACAAGCGGGCGAACAATCCGCTGCGGACCAGCGAAGACGAGGGAAGCCTGACCGGCCAGGCGTACCTGGCGCTCGCCCTGGTCGTCGCGACCGCGCTACCGGCGGGTTTCGTGGCGATCCGGTTCGGCTGGGCCGGGGTGATCGTCGGGGTGGCGACGGGCGTGCTGTGCTGGTGGGGTTTCGGGCGGCTGGCCTCGGCCCGGCTCCGGGAGCGCGGGCCGGAACTGTTGTCCACCATGCGTACCGGCCGCTCGACCGGCGGGACGATGCAGTCGCGGTTCACGGAGCTTTCCAAACCCCGCAAGGTGGTGGCGTGGTGGTGCTTCGGCTTCGCCGCGATCCCGCTGATCCCCCAGGGCATCCTGGCCACGGTGTTCGTGAGCCGCGACATGCTGCACCACACGTGGTTCCTCGCCACCTACATGCCGCCGGGCCTGCGCTACCCGGTGGCGCTGGGCTTCGCCATCCTCGGTCTCGCGATGTACGCGCTCGGCACGTGGATCGTCCTGCCGCCCCGGCAACCCGCCACCACGGAATAG
- a CDS encoding bifunctional nuclease family protein — MRELSVVGVRVELPTNQPIVLLREVEGDRYLAIWIGAVEATAIAYEQQGVKPARPLTHDLLRDILAALEAPLRAVEIVELKDNVFYADLLIGDGLRVSARPSDSIALALRVGAPIRCAEQVLSEAGIIIPDEQEDEVEKFREFLEQVRPEDFAG, encoded by the coding sequence GTGCGCGAGCTGAGCGTGGTCGGGGTTCGGGTGGAGCTTCCCACCAACCAGCCGATCGTTTTGCTCAGAGAGGTCGAGGGCGACCGTTACCTGGCGATCTGGATCGGTGCGGTCGAGGCAACCGCGATCGCCTACGAGCAGCAGGGGGTCAAACCGGCCCGCCCGCTGACCCACGATCTGCTTCGGGACATCCTCGCCGCGTTGGAGGCGCCGTTGCGCGCCGTGGAGATTGTCGAATTGAAGGACAATGTCTTCTATGCCGACCTGCTGATCGGTGACGGGCTGCGGGTGTCGGCCCGGCCGAGTGATTCGATCGCCCTGGCGTTGCGGGTCGGTGCGCCGATTCGTTGTGCGGAGCAGGTGCTCTCCGAGGCGGGCATCATCATTCCGGACGAGCAGGAGGACGAGGTGGAGAAGTTCCGGGAGTTCCTGGAGCAGGTCCGCCCGGAGGACTTCGCCGGCTGA
- a CDS encoding ABC transporter ATP-binding protein, whose translation MTPALEINGLTKRFGEKLAVDAIDLRVPQGSFYGLVGQNGAGKTTTLSMAVGLLRPDGGTARIFGADVWSAPDEAKALVGVLPDGLAMPERLTGREVLTFLGLLRGMPRDEVLRRADELLDVLELSGADGTLVIEYSTGMRKKIGLATALLHAPRLLVLDEPFEAVDPVSAATIKTILRGFVRGGGSIVLSSHVMALVEQLCDHVAVVDAGRVAAAGTLDEVRGSRSLEDTFVALVGGEDGGIKELSWLSH comes from the coding sequence ATGACGCCTGCGCTGGAAATCAACGGGTTGACCAAACGGTTCGGCGAGAAGCTGGCCGTCGACGCGATCGACCTGCGGGTGCCCCAGGGCTCGTTCTACGGGCTCGTCGGGCAGAACGGTGCCGGCAAGACCACCACCCTCTCGATGGCCGTGGGCCTGCTGCGGCCCGACGGCGGCACCGCCCGCATCTTCGGTGCCGACGTCTGGTCCGCCCCCGACGAGGCCAAAGCGCTCGTCGGGGTACTGCCCGACGGGCTCGCCATGCCGGAGCGGCTGACCGGCCGCGAGGTACTCACGTTCCTCGGCCTGCTGCGCGGGATGCCGCGCGACGAGGTACTGCGTCGGGCCGACGAGTTGCTCGACGTGCTGGAGTTGTCCGGAGCCGACGGCACGCTGGTTATCGAGTACTCGACCGGCATGCGTAAGAAGATCGGCCTGGCGACCGCGCTGCTGCACGCGCCTCGGCTGCTCGTGCTCGACGAGCCGTTCGAGGCGGTCGACCCGGTCTCGGCCGCCACGATCAAGACGATCCTGCGCGGCTTCGTCCGGGGCGGCGGCTCCATCGTGCTCTCCAGCCACGTGATGGCGCTGGTCGAGCAGCTCTGCGACCATGTCGCCGTGGTCGACGCCGGGCGGGTGGCCGCGGCGGGCACGCTTGACGAGGTACGCGGGTCGCGGTCGCTGGAGGACACGTTCGTCGCCCTGGTCGGCGGCGAGGACGGCGGGATCAAGGAGCTGTCGTGGCTGTCGCACTGA
- the gcvH gene encoding glycine cleavage system protein GcvH produces MIPEDLRYTAEHEWVAGDGSGPVRVGITHFAQDALGDIVYVQLPDEGATVQAGDSFGEVESTKSVSEIYAPVTGTVVARNEQLADTPEVINTDPYGSGWLVQIAPSDPASVAELLTAEAYRDLTES; encoded by the coding sequence GTGATTCCTGAGGACCTGCGATACACCGCCGAGCACGAGTGGGTGGCGGGCGACGGCAGCGGACCGGTGCGGGTGGGCATCACCCACTTCGCGCAGGACGCGTTGGGTGACATCGTGTACGTCCAGCTTCCCGACGAGGGTGCGACGGTGCAGGCCGGCGACTCGTTCGGTGAGGTGGAGTCGACGAAGAGCGTCTCCGAGATCTACGCCCCGGTGACCGGTACCGTGGTGGCGCGCAATGAGCAGCTCGCCGACACCCCTGAGGTGATCAACACCGACCCGTACGGTTCGGGTTGGCTGGTCCAGATCGCGCCGAGCGATCCGGCGTCGGTGGCCGAATTGTTGACCGCCGAGGCTTACCGGGACTTGACCGAGAGCTGA
- a CDS encoding group I truncated hemoglobin, translated as MTEPEDSAVSSGGASTPSNGSAARPSHYARIGGAESVKAAVGLFYDRVLADAELAPYFSAINMEEQRRHMVLMLTVVLGGPNNYAGRGLAEAHQPLDIPDEHFARVGAHLLDTLTELGVPADILDDVRATLVSVRDQVVSSGSSAGV; from the coding sequence GTGACGGAACCAGAAGACAGCGCCGTGTCCTCGGGCGGCGCCAGCACCCCCAGCAACGGATCGGCTGCCCGCCCCTCGCACTATGCGCGGATCGGCGGGGCGGAGTCGGTGAAGGCCGCGGTGGGGCTGTTCTACGACCGGGTGCTCGCCGACGCCGAGCTGGCCCCGTACTTCTCCGCCATCAACATGGAGGAGCAGCGGCGGCATATGGTGTTGATGCTGACGGTGGTGCTCGGCGGCCCGAACAACTACGCCGGCCGTGGACTGGCCGAGGCGCACCAGCCGCTGGACATCCCGGACGAGCACTTCGCCCGGGTCGGCGCGCATCTGCTGGACACGCTGACCGAGCTCGGTGTGCCGGCGGACATCCTCGACGACGTGCGGGCAACCCTGGTATCGGTCCGTGACCAGGTAGTGTCGAGCGGTTCCTCGGCGGGCGTTTGA
- the mgrA gene encoding L-glyceraldehyde 3-phosphate reductase, whose amino-acid sequence MTYVAADDRYDSMTYRRAGRSGLRLPAISLGLWHNFGEERPWQQQRQICRRAFDLGVTHFDLANNYGPPPGSAERNFGQVLAADLAPYRDEMVISTKAGYHMWPGPYGEWGSRKYLVSSLDQSLRRMGLDYVDIFYHHRPDPDTPLEETMGALDAVVRAGKALYVGLSNYDSAQTERAAAILAELGTPLLIHQPSYSMINRWIEPDGLLDTLEQAGAGCIAYSPLAQGLLTDRYLDGIPADSRVRTSVFLDETDLDETTMATVRALNAIAARRGQSLAQLALAWALRDNRMTSLIIGASSVAQLETNVAALDNLDLTDAELAEIESHLTGA is encoded by the coding sequence GTGACCTACGTTGCCGCGGACGACCGCTACGACTCGATGACCTACCGCCGGGCCGGCCGCAGCGGCCTCCGGCTGCCCGCGATCTCGCTCGGCCTCTGGCACAACTTCGGCGAGGAACGCCCGTGGCAGCAGCAGCGGCAGATCTGCCGCCGGGCCTTCGACCTCGGGGTGACACACTTCGACCTGGCCAACAACTACGGGCCACCGCCCGGTTCGGCCGAACGGAACTTCGGCCAGGTGCTGGCCGCCGACCTCGCCCCGTACCGCGATGAGATGGTCATCTCGACCAAGGCCGGCTACCACATGTGGCCCGGCCCGTACGGTGAGTGGGGCTCCCGCAAGTACCTCGTCTCGTCGCTGGACCAGTCGCTGCGCCGGATGGGACTCGACTACGTCGACATCTTCTACCACCACCGGCCCGACCCGGACACCCCGCTGGAAGAGACCATGGGTGCCCTGGACGCCGTCGTACGCGCCGGCAAGGCCCTGTACGTCGGACTGTCCAACTACGACTCGGCCCAGACCGAACGGGCCGCCGCCATCCTGGCCGAACTCGGCACGCCGCTGCTGATCCACCAGCCGTCGTACTCGATGATCAACCGGTGGATCGAGCCGGACGGGCTGCTGGACACCCTCGAACAGGCCGGCGCCGGCTGCATCGCCTACAGCCCGTTGGCCCAGGGCCTGCTGACCGACCGCTACCTCGACGGGATCCCGGCCGACTCCCGGGTCCGTACCAGCGTCTTCCTCGACGAGACCGACCTCGACGAGACGACGATGGCGACCGTCCGCGCGCTGAACGCGATCGCCGCCCGACGGGGACAGTCGCTGGCCCAACTGGCCCTGGCCTGGGCGCTGCGCGACAACCGGATGACCAGCCTGATCATCGGCGCGAGCAGCGTCGCCCAACTGGAGACCAACGTGGCGGCGCTGGACAACCTCGACCTCACCGACGCCGAACTCGCGGAGATCGAGAGCCACCTGACCGGGGCCTGA
- a CDS encoding DUF881 domain-containing protein, which produces MAESARENGGPGSPDGAGERPGSGDTAPGPDAGVGAAGDRPGSVSVAGGGSGAAETSVDDGGRLRDGAVGGGPAESDDGPTVALPTGDETVPLPAKQEPVGAGSPVRRVLPRLTTANAMIAVLLALLGFTLVVQLKSNSTDASLESTRQEDLVRILSDLDAQEERVRQDIAGLEESQRQLSSGAQGRQAALDEATRRADELGVLAGTLAARGPGLTVSFMPVSKPIAASRVLDAVQELRGAGAEAMQIAGGDGATVRIIASTYFLDADGGISVSGRRLTGPYMIMVIGDPKTMQTALNIPGGVVASVSGDGGNVAIQEREVVDVTALSPPKDLQHARPVS; this is translated from the coding sequence ATGGCTGAGTCAGCGAGGGAGAACGGCGGTCCGGGGTCGCCGGACGGTGCCGGGGAGCGGCCCGGGTCGGGGGATACCGCGCCGGGTCCGGATGCCGGGGTCGGTGCGGCCGGTGACCGGCCGGGTTCGGTGTCCGTGGCGGGTGGCGGTTCTGGTGCGGCCGAGACGTCGGTCGACGATGGTGGCCGGCTTCGGGACGGCGCCGTGGGTGGCGGTCCGGCGGAGTCCGATGATGGTCCCACGGTGGCGTTGCCCACCGGCGACGAGACGGTGCCGTTGCCGGCGAAGCAGGAGCCGGTCGGGGCGGGGTCGCCGGTCCGGCGGGTGCTGCCGCGGCTGACCACGGCCAACGCGATGATCGCGGTGCTGCTGGCGCTGTTGGGGTTCACGCTGGTGGTGCAGCTGAAGTCGAACTCGACTGATGCGTCGTTGGAGAGCACCCGCCAGGAGGACCTGGTACGGATCCTGTCGGATCTGGACGCGCAGGAGGAGCGGGTCCGGCAGGATATCGCGGGGCTGGAGGAGAGCCAGCGGCAGTTGAGTTCGGGGGCGCAGGGGCGTCAGGCCGCGTTGGACGAGGCGACCCGCAGGGCCGACGAGCTGGGGGTGCTGGCGGGGACGTTGGCGGCGCGGGGTCCCGGGTTGACGGTGAGCTTCATGCCGGTGTCCAAGCCGATCGCGGCGTCGCGGGTGCTGGACGCGGTGCAGGAGTTGCGGGGTGCGGGCGCGGAGGCGATGCAGATCGCCGGGGGTGACGGTGCGACGGTGCGGATCATCGCATCGACGTACTTCCTCGACGCGGACGGCGGTATCTCAGTCAGTGGACGCCGGCTGACGGGGCCGTACATGATCATGGTCATAGGTGATCCGAAGACGATGCAGACCGCGTTGAACATCCCGGGCGGGGTGGTGGCATCGGTCAGTGGCGACGGCGGTAACGTGGCGATCCAGGAGCGGGAGGTGGTCGACGTGACGGCCCTCAGCCCGCCCAAGGATCTGCAACACGCGCGTCCGGTTTCCTGA
- a CDS encoding SanA/YdcF family protein translates to MIVAAVVVALLLPVSVVGSVLWVRQSAEDHVYDLAGVPAAPVALVLGAQVNPDGTPSAFLAARLGLAKELLDAGKVRAILVSGDHGRWEYDEPGAMRRWLVDRGVPARQVVEDHAGFDTYDSCLRARRVFGVDRTIVVTQSFHIARAVTVCRRVGVDAVGVGDDSVRRFERAWNWGGFRENFAAVKAAYDVLTGRDPVFLGPPESGVRDALGG, encoded by the coding sequence TTGATTGTCGCCGCGGTGGTCGTGGCGCTCCTGTTGCCGGTCTCGGTGGTCGGCAGTGTGCTCTGGGTACGTCAGTCGGCGGAGGACCACGTCTACGATCTGGCCGGGGTGCCGGCGGCGCCGGTCGCGTTGGTGTTGGGTGCGCAGGTCAATCCGGACGGGACGCCGTCGGCGTTCCTGGCGGCGCGGCTGGGGTTGGCCAAGGAGCTGCTCGACGCCGGCAAGGTGCGGGCGATCCTGGTCTCCGGGGACCATGGCCGGTGGGAGTACGACGAGCCGGGGGCGATGCGTCGCTGGTTGGTCGACCGGGGTGTGCCGGCCCGTCAGGTGGTCGAGGACCATGCGGGTTTCGACACCTACGACTCGTGTCTGCGGGCTCGCCGGGTCTTCGGTGTCGATCGCACCATTGTCGTCACCCAGAGTTTCCATATCGCGCGGGCGGTGACGGTGTGCCGGCGGGTCGGTGTGGATGCGGTGGGTGTCGGTGACGATTCCGTGCGCCGGTTCGAACGGGCCTGGAACTGGGGTGGGTTCCGGGAGAACTTCGCGGCGGTGAAAGCGGCGTACGACGTGTTGACCGGCCGGGATCCGGTGTTTCTCGGTCCGCCCGAGTCGGGTGTCCGGGATGCGTTGGGTGGTTGA
- the ftsR gene encoding transcriptional regulator FtsR: MNERAAAAVPDPGAVARGQPLMSIGEVLAQLRVEFPDTTISKLRFLESEGLVEPQRTPAGYRKYSWDDVARLRFVLTAQRDQYLPLRVIREQLAEATQEGLPGPERSRPSLVAVGPDGEVPGREVGTPVESAESRLGRVDLLSRSGIDEKTLAELERMGLVVSQPPGWYDADALVIAQAVAGLAAYGLEPRHLRGYRTAADREVGLFAQLVAPLARQSDPAARARAAEAARELVGLSQRLHAALVRVGLRGTLGR, translated from the coding sequence GTGAACGAGCGTGCGGCGGCGGCTGTTCCCGATCCGGGGGCGGTCGCTCGAGGCCAGCCCTTGATGAGTATCGGCGAGGTGCTGGCGCAGCTACGGGTGGAGTTTCCCGACACGACGATTTCCAAGCTGCGCTTTCTTGAGTCCGAGGGTCTGGTCGAGCCGCAACGTACGCCGGCGGGTTACCGCAAGTACAGCTGGGACGATGTGGCGCGGTTGCGGTTCGTCCTGACCGCGCAACGGGACCAGTACCTGCCGTTGCGGGTGATCCGGGAGCAGCTCGCGGAGGCGACTCAGGAGGGGCTGCCGGGGCCGGAGCGGTCGAGGCCGTCGCTGGTGGCGGTGGGGCCGGACGGTGAGGTGCCGGGCCGGGAGGTCGGTACGCCGGTCGAGTCGGCGGAGTCCCGGCTGGGGCGTGTCGATCTGCTGTCCCGCAGCGGGATCGACGAGAAGACGCTGGCCGAGTTGGAGCGGATGGGTCTGGTGGTGTCCCAGCCACCGGGGTGGTACGACGCGGACGCGTTGGTGATCGCGCAGGCGGTCGCGGGTCTGGCCGCCTATGGCCTGGAGCCGCGTCATCTGCGTGGTTACCGGACGGCGGCGGACCGTGAGGTGGGGTTGTTCGCTCAGCTGGTGGCGCCGTTGGCCCGGCAGTCGGATCCGGCGGCCCGGGCTCGGGCGGCCGAGGCGGCGCGGGAGCTGGTGGGGCTGTCGCAGCGGTTGCACGCCGCGTTGGTCCGGGTCGGGCTGCGGGGGACGCTGGGGCGCTGA